One Pseudomonas sp. AN-1 genomic region harbors:
- a CDS encoding MBL fold metallo-hydrolase, producing MRTLTTLSGNSQKLDGGAMFGNAPRALWERWMPADALHRIDLGCRALLVREDEHNVLVETGIGAFFSPELKERFGVQESRHVLLDNLAKLGLSDADIDVVVLTHLHFDHAGGLLAPWAEGQPPRLLFPHARFVTGRRQWQRAVAPHARDRASYIPELLELLENSGRLELLDDGETSPTLGADWRFHVSDGHTPGQFLPEVQMPGGPVVFAGDLIPGAPWVHLPITMGYDRFPEGLIEEKTALLEDLLARNGRLVFTHDPQVAMGRVVRDSKGKYGLSESCAEVVGLVE from the coding sequence ATGCGTACCCTGACCACCCTGTCCGGCAACAGCCAGAAACTCGACGGCGGCGCCATGTTCGGCAATGCCCCGCGCGCCCTGTGGGAGCGCTGGATGCCGGCCGACGCACTGCACCGCATCGATCTCGGCTGCCGCGCCCTGCTGGTGCGCGAGGACGAGCACAACGTGCTGGTGGAAACCGGCATCGGCGCCTTCTTCAGCCCCGAACTGAAGGAACGCTTCGGCGTGCAGGAAAGCCGCCACGTGCTGCTCGACAACCTGGCGAAGCTGGGCCTGTCCGACGCCGACATCGACGTGGTGGTGCTCACCCACCTGCACTTCGACCACGCCGGCGGCCTGCTCGCGCCCTGGGCCGAGGGCCAGCCGCCGCGCCTGCTGTTCCCCCACGCGCGCTTCGTCACCGGCCGCCGCCAGTGGCAGCGCGCCGTGGCGCCGCACGCCCGCGACCGCGCCTCCTACATCCCCGAGCTGCTCGAACTGCTGGAGAACAGCGGCCGCCTGGAACTGCTCGACGACGGCGAGACCTCGCCGACCCTCGGCGCGGACTGGCGCTTCCACGTCAGCGACGGCCACACCCCCGGCCAGTTCCTCCCCGAGGTGCAGATGCCCGGCGGCCCGGTGGTGTTCGCCGGTGACCTGATCCCCGGCGCACCCTGGGTGCACCTGCCGATCACCATGGGCTACGACCGCTTCCCGGAAGGGCTGATCGAGGAGAAGACCGCGCTGCTCGAGGACCTGCTGGCGCGCAATGGCCGGCTGGTGTTCACCCACGACCCCCAGGTGGCGATGGGCCGGGTGGTGCGCGATTCAAAGGGCAAGTACGGGTTGAGCGAGAGCTGTGCGGAGGTGGTGGGGCTGGTGGAGTGA
- a CDS encoding YceK/YidQ family lipoprotein produces MSEPVGANSFAGLAAKANRFAPALLLLAPLLLSGCASVRTLDAAKPGAPLIYSGTRLDWYALNGGCCPLDRFGAEAPKHPGLDLPASALLDTLLLPLSIAAELGLGLQVVGGN; encoded by the coding sequence ATGAGTGAACCTGTAGGGGCGAATTCATTCGCCGGCCTCGCCGCGAAGGCGAACAGATTCGCCCCCGCGCTCCTGCTGCTGGCGCCTTTGCTGCTGAGCGGCTGCGCCAGCGTGCGCACCCTCGATGCCGCCAAGCCTGGCGCGCCGCTGATCTATTCCGGCACCCGCCTGGACTGGTACGCCCTCAACGGCGGCTGCTGCCCGCTGGACCGCTTCGGCGCCGAGGCGCCGAAGCATCCCGGCCTCGACCTGCCGGCCAGCGCGCTGCTGGACACCCTGCTGCTGCCGCTGTCGATCGCGGCGGAGCTGGGTCTGGGGTTGCAGGTGGTTGGCGGCAACTGA